In Nostoc sp. GT001, a genomic segment contains:
- a CDS encoding 2-dehydropantoate 2-reductase — MKICIVGAGAIGGYLGAKLALAGEEVTLIARGSHLEAIQKNGLKLLMADGSSQIATPFLATSDIQEAGLQDVVILTVKAHSVRAIAPFLPALYNPHTMVVTAQNGVPWWYFRKHGGEYEGTRIQSVDADGIIEASIGAERAIGCVVYPATEIIEPGVIKHIEGDRFTLGEIDGSKSDRIQLLAQTLKQAGFKAPIRNQIRTEIWIKLWGNVAFNPISALTGATLEDICRYPLSRELARQMMTETQAIAENLGIKFGITLEQRINGAENVGSHKTSMLQDIEAGRATEIDAIVGAVAELGKLTQIPTPYIDAIYASVKLLEATKVRI, encoded by the coding sequence ATGAAAATCTGTATTGTTGGCGCGGGTGCGATTGGTGGATATTTAGGGGCGAAATTGGCACTGGCGGGTGAAGAGGTGACACTAATCGCGCGTGGTTCTCATTTGGAGGCAATTCAAAAAAATGGGCTGAAGTTACTCATGGCAGATGGTTCTAGCCAAATTGCTACTCCATTTCTGGCAACTAGCGATATTCAAGAAGCGGGGCTACAGGATGTAGTAATTTTAACTGTGAAGGCTCACAGTGTTCGTGCGATCGCACCTTTTCTCCCTGCACTCTACAATCCTCACACGATGGTGGTGACAGCTCAAAATGGCGTTCCTTGGTGGTACTTTCGCAAGCATGGCGGTGAATATGAAGGTACGCGGATTCAATCTGTCGACGCAGATGGGATTATTGAAGCTAGTATCGGTGCTGAACGCGCTATCGGTTGTGTGGTTTACCCGGCAACTGAGATAATTGAACCGGGTGTAATCAAACATATTGAAGGCGATCGCTTTACTCTCGGTGAAATCGATGGTAGTAAAAGCGATCGCATCCAATTATTAGCACAGACTTTAAAACAAGCAGGATTCAAAGCACCAATCCGCAATCAGATTCGCACGGAAATTTGGATCAAGTTGTGGGGAAATGTAGCGTTTAATCCCATCAGTGCCTTAACTGGTGCGACTCTAGAGGATATTTGTCGTTATCCCCTCAGCCGCGAACTAGCGCGACAAATGATGACAGAAACTCAAGCGATCGCAGAAAACTTAGGTATAAAGTTTGGCATCACTTTAGAACAGCGAATTAATGGCGCAGAAAATGTTGGTTCCCATAAAACCTCAATGTTACAAGATATTGAAGCCGGACGCGCTACGGAGATAGACGCGATCGTTGGTGCGGTGGCAGAATTGGGAAAACTTACTCAAATTCCTACACCTTATATTGATGCGATTTATGCCAGCGTTAAGTTGCTGGAGGCGACTAAAGTCAGAATTTGA
- a CDS encoding inositol monophosphatase family protein: MSTKPTTRLILETLLPHLKVAAAYAHFLQPKIAALPAKEQANNFFSAALTDADVAIQNLVEVVLLGTFPDIRFYGEEYESSNNTKYFRATELGSEGDYLVTLDPIDGTKFYMDGHSNYQIILSILNADDFEAVIAISPAQNIYFYALRGEGAFKGTLEMNLEACAPLDITSAKPSILLGWGMNSIAHLLKDRYKVIDIAADYSSDIQIPNLNGILSGDLSGAVIKSGKFLDSAALAFIAKEAGWIVTTLDGSILPPLHTCQNYSMPGLIVAASKSVHQDLLEAMRSFRSNE, encoded by the coding sequence ATGTCCACAAAACCAACTACTCGATTAATTTTAGAGACTTTACTCCCCCATCTCAAAGTAGCAGCAGCCTATGCCCATTTTCTACAACCAAAAATTGCTGCACTTCCTGCCAAAGAACAAGCAAACAACTTTTTTAGTGCCGCTCTTACTGATGCAGATGTGGCTATTCAAAATTTAGTAGAAGTAGTATTACTAGGAACTTTCCCAGATATTCGCTTTTATGGTGAAGAATATGAAAGTTCTAATAATACCAAATATTTTCGCGCTACCGAACTCGGTTCAGAAGGTGATTACTTAGTAACACTTGACCCGATTGATGGCACAAAGTTTTATATGGATGGACATTCTAATTACCAAATTATTCTCAGTATTCTAAATGCGGATGACTTTGAAGCAGTAATTGCCATTTCTCCTGCCCAAAACATTTATTTTTACGCCCTTAGAGGTGAAGGTGCTTTTAAAGGCACGCTGGAGATGAATTTAGAAGCTTGTGCCCCATTAGATATAACGTCCGCCAAACCTTCTATTTTATTGGGATGGGGAATGAATTCCATCGCACATTTATTAAAAGATCGATATAAAGTAATCGATATAGCGGCTGATTACTCTAGTGATATTCAAATTCCCAATCTTAATGGTATTCTCAGTGGCGACTTGAGCGGAGCAGTCATTAAATCGGGCAAATTTCTTGATAGTGCTGCACTCGCTTTTATTGCAAAAGAGGCTGGCTGGATTGTAACTACTTTGGACGGTTCGATTTTACCGCCACTGCATACTTGTCAAAACTATAGTATGCCTGGATTGATCGTAGCTGCTTCAAAATCTGTTCATCAAGATTTATTAGAAGCGATGCGAAGCTTTAGGAGTAATGAGTAA
- a CDS encoding PEP-CTERM sorting domain-containing protein, with the protein MKNLALSVIALATISGLVFGTMPAASALSWSWNYSGTGIAANGTLTTNDTPNDLGFYLITEITGTRNGETITGLQPAGTPMPGNEPFDIDNLISLNTQQLTDKGFAYSTSGGNYSSPFFASFLPTPGYLEVFSAPTKPGFENLGLEDRELPISFSATLIIAP; encoded by the coding sequence ATGAAAAATCTAGCTTTATCTGTTATAGCCCTTGCCACCATATCTGGATTAGTTTTCGGGACAATGCCAGCCGCTTCTGCTTTAAGTTGGAGTTGGAATTATTCTGGTACTGGCATAGCGGCGAACGGTACTTTGACGACTAATGACACCCCTAACGATTTGGGTTTTTACCTGATTACTGAAATTACTGGTACACGAAATGGTGAAACAATTACTGGCCTGCAACCCGCTGGTACTCCAATGCCAGGAAACGAACCTTTTGATATTGATAATTTAATTAGCCTTAATACTCAGCAATTAACAGATAAGGGTTTTGCCTATTCCACTTCGGGAGGAAATTATTCTAGTCCATTTTTCGCTAGTTTTTTGCCGACACCAGGTTATTTAGAGGTTTTTTCTGCACCAACTAAACCAGGTTTTGAAAATTTAGGATTAGAAGATAGGGAATTACCCATTAGTTTTTCTGCGACCCTAATCATTGCCCCTTAA